A stretch of Castanea sativa cultivar Marrone di Chiusa Pesio chromosome 2, ASM4071231v1 DNA encodes these proteins:
- the LOC142624578 gene encoding serine/threonine-protein phosphatase PP1 isozyme 2-like codes for MDSAALDGIINRLLEVRGKPGKQVQLSEAQMRMLCVLSKEIFLNQPNLLELEAPVKICGDIHGQYSDLLRLFEYGGLPPRSNYLFLGDYVDRGKQSLETICLLLAYKIRYPENFFLLRGNHECASVNRIYGFYDECKRRFNVRLWKLFTDCFNCLPVAALIDERILCMHGGLSPDLHNLDDIRNLQRPADVPESGLLCDLLWSDPSRDGQGWGQNDRGVSYTFGADTVTEFLQKHDLDLICRAHQVVEDGYEFFANRQLVTIFSAPNYCGEFDNAGAMMTVDETLTCSFQILKPADKKPKFGSFSFGTTAAAKSGLTPTKSKGMRNSI; via the exons ATGGATTCTGCAGCACTTGATGGTATCATCAATAGGCTGCTTGAAGTTAGAGGGAAACCTGGGAAGCAAGTGCAGCTCTCTGAGGCACAAATGAGGATGCTGTGTGTTCTCTCCAAAGAAATCTTCTTGAATCAGCCTAATCTCTTGGAGCTCGAAGCTCCTGTCAAGATCTGCG GAGATATTCATGGTCAATATTCTGATCTTTTGAGGCTTTTTGAATATGGTGGACTTCCTCCTCGCTCCAATTACTTATTCTTGGGGGATTATGTAGATCGTGGAAAACAAAGCTTGGAAACAATATGCCTTCTCCTTGCGTATAAAATAAGATATCCAGAAAACTTTTTCCTTCTGAGGGGCAACCATGAATGTGCTTCTGTAAACCGTATCTATGGATTTTATGATGAGTGTAAACGAAGATTTAATGTCAGACTCTGGAAACTATTCACAGATTGTTTCAACTGCTTACCTGTGGCAGCTCTCATTGATGAAAGGATACTCTGCATGCATGGGGGACTTTCTCCTGACTTGCACAATTTGGATGATATAAGGAATTTGCAGCGGCCTGCTGATGTTCCAGAAAGTGGTTTGCTATGTGATCTCCTCTGGTCTGATCCTAGTAGAGATGGTCAAGGGTGGGGGCAGAATGACAGGGGGGTTTCCTATACCTTTGGTGCTGATACAGTGACAGAATTCCTTCAGAAGCATGATCTTGACTTAATTTGTCGAGCTCACCAG GTTGTGGAAGATGGATATGAGTTCTTTGCTAATAGACAACTAGTAACCATATTTTCTGCACCTAATTATTGTGGAGAGTTTGACAATGCTGGTGCCATGATGACTGTAGATGAGACGCTAACGTGTTCTTTCCAGATTCTAAAGCCTGCGGACAAGAAGCCAAAGTTTGGCAGCTTTAGCTTTGGGACCACAGCTGCAGCTAAATCTGGTTTAACTCCAACAAAAAGCAAG GGTATGAGAAACTCGATCTAA